The proteins below come from a single uncultured Methanobrevibacter sp. genomic window:
- a CDS encoding STT3 domain-containing protein: MNKKTILTISKSAIIILILLAVVFALRAPAADLNILPTDDLKAEYEDASGLPYFSEMDSYYNLRLTENFVDHGHVGDEIVNGSSWDNHRNSPDGNNINYELAIVWVTSFFYNIANQFFGDYTVQEVAFWTGAIVASFAVIPAFIFARRLTNDLGAITATLIIVLAPNYFAHTFPGFFDTDMFYYIFSLFFILFFMESLRSKNLIAKIVFAVLSIISIGLFSQSWTGYIFYVGLMGIFSVVYLILCYLFNIGDSERELYSSKLAWFVHQKDLISIVILGIIGFVGLAAFKGVDGVLDIFGSLTSLLSLQSTSTVVGGFPNVLISVAEMQMPSMLGAGMDSFLLANSNGVINGIGGIFVFFAGLTVLFIFAKRIYDYRKVKQTGNTTKKPPKSQRLASSKKIDNDRKFKISLGSVSKFSKDNEVTEAKRLNLMFATLFIVWVLITAVAVSRGSRFITTIVLPFGLMAGIFVGYASDYVKTKLDNDKLLMAVIVVAGFFASYPLAAVTAPMYGILLFLLMVIAGGITIYGLKSSRSASTKVPIKKYVAIIVIALALITPTVCGAYQTSNQVVPGTSDPMWNSMSWINEHTTNDTVIASWWDFGYLFEIAADRQVVFDGGSQTGNSRAFWLGQAMSTDNLDLSVGIFRMLGTTGENATNTLTNYTGSPGKATHILIDILPKNAADAKNTLINTYGLSSDQANTIIPLTHPDNPRPVIFVASSDMLQKAGWWSYFGAWDFNKQNSTNFNYYVPSQQVTVEPGSTGRLALINESGLEYDAVISRGTGNNTTTGHTEAVYAENGSVFKLNGSEYNPLNVSRVMVIEDNQLVKNESIKGAPSDSNYTLFLMGEKNVYTPIIMHNKLADSMFTRLYLLGGMGQDEFTMVHMENGVSLWQVNYNNTVAGGASVNTNTTKA; this comes from the coding sequence ATGAATAAAAAAACAATATTAACAATAAGTAAATCAGCAATCATTATTTTGATTCTGTTAGCTGTTGTTTTTGCATTAAGAGCTCCTGCAGCGGATCTTAATATTTTGCCTACTGATGATTTGAAGGCAGAATACGAAGATGCTTCAGGTCTTCCTTATTTTAGTGAAATGGACTCATATTATAACTTAAGGTTGACTGAAAACTTCGTTGATCATGGACATGTAGGAGACGAAATAGTCAATGGTTCAAGCTGGGATAACCATAGGAATTCCCCAGATGGTAATAATATTAATTATGAGTTAGCTATTGTGTGGGTAACATCATTTTTCTATAATATAGCGAACCAATTCTTTGGTGATTACACAGTTCAAGAAGTTGCATTCTGGACTGGTGCTATTGTAGCATCTTTTGCAGTGATTCCTGCGTTTATCTTTGCTAGACGTCTGACTAATGATTTGGGTGCAATAACAGCTACATTAATAATTGTACTTGCACCAAATTATTTTGCACACACATTCCCAGGATTTTTTGATACAGATATGTTCTATTATATCTTTTCATTATTCTTCATATTGTTCTTCATGGAGAGTTTGAGATCTAAAAATCTTATTGCAAAAATCGTATTTGCAGTATTATCTATTATATCTATTGGTCTTTTCTCCCAATCATGGACTGGATACATATTTTATGTAGGACTTATGGGTATCTTTTCAGTTGTGTACTTAATATTATGTTATTTATTTAACATTGGTGATAGTGAAAGAGAATTGTACTCAAGCAAACTTGCTTGGTTTGTACATCAAAAAGATTTAATATCTATTGTTATTTTAGGTATTATTGGATTTGTTGGTCTTGCAGCATTTAAAGGTGTAGATGGTGTATTAGATATATTCGGTAGTTTAACTAGTTTATTATCCTTGCAATCAACTTCAACAGTTGTAGGTGGATTCCCTAATGTACTTATTTCTGTTGCAGAGATGCAAATGCCAAGTATGCTTGGTGCAGGAATGGATTCATTCTTACTTGCTAATTCAAATGGGGTAATAAACGGTATTGGAGGAATATTTGTATTCTTCGCAGGCTTAACTGTATTGTTCATCTTTGCAAAAAGAATATATGATTACAGAAAAGTTAAACAAACTGGAAATACAACTAAAAAACCACCTAAATCTCAAAGATTAGCATCTTCCAAAAAAATTGATAATGATCGTAAATTTAAAATATCTTTAGGTAGTGTAAGTAAATTCTCTAAAGATAATGAAGTAACTGAAGCTAAACGTTTGAACTTAATGTTTGCTACCCTATTTATAGTATGGGTACTAATTACTGCAGTTGCGGTAAGTAGAGGTTCAAGGTTTATTACTACTATTGTATTACCATTCGGTTTAATGGCTGGTATATTTGTAGGTTATGCTTCTGACTATGTTAAAACTAAACTTGATAATGATAAATTATTAATGGCAGTTATTGTAGTAGCAGGATTCTTTGCATCATACCCATTAGCAGCAGTTACTGCTCCAATGTATGGAATATTATTATTCCTATTAATGGTTATTGCTGGTGGAATAACTATATATGGATTAAAATCTAGTAGGTCTGCATCTACTAAAGTACCTATTAAAAAGTATGTAGCTATTATTGTTATTGCTCTTGCATTAATAACTCCTACTGTTTGTGGTGCTTATCAAACTTCTAACCAAGTAGTGCCTGGTACTAGTGATCCTATGTGGAATTCAATGTCATGGATTAATGAACATACTACAAATGATACTGTAATTGCATCCTGGTGGGACTTCGGTTACCTCTTTGAGATTGCTGCTGATAGACAAGTAGTATTTGATGGAGGTAGTCAAACTGGTAACAGTAGGGCATTCTGGCTAGGTCAAGCAATGTCGACGGATAATCTAGATTTATCTGTAGGTATCTTTAGAATGTTAGGAACTACTGGTGAAAATGCTACTAATACTTTAACTAATTACACTGGCAGTCCAGGTAAAGCTACTCATATATTAATTGATATATTACCTAAGAATGCAGCAGATGCTAAAAATACATTAATTAATACTTATGGTTTATCTAGTGATCAAGCAAATACTATTATACCGCTTACTCATCCTGATAATCCAAGACCGGTTATATTTGTAGCAAGTTCAGATATGTTACAAAAAGCAGGTTGGTGGAGTTACTTTGGTGCATGGGACTTTAATAAACAGAATTCTACAAACTTCAATTATTATGTGCCTTCTCAACAAGTAACTGTTGAACCAGGATCTACTGGTAGGTTAGCATTAATTAATGAATCTGGTCTTGAATATGATGCAGTTATTTCAAGAGGTACTGGAAATAATACTACTACTGGTCATACTGAAGCAGTATATGCAGAAAATGGTTCTGTATTTAAATTAAATGGTTCTGAATACAATCCATTAAATGTATCTCGTGTTATGGTAATTGAAGACAATCAATTAGTTAAAAATGAATCAATTAAAGGAGCTCCAAGTGACTCTAATTATACATTATTCTTAATGGGTGAAAAGAACGTTTATACTCCTATTATAATGCATAATAAATTAGCTGATTCAATGTTTACTAGATTATACTTGTTAGGTGGTATGGGTCAAGATGAATTCACCATGGTTCATATGGAAAATGGTGTTTCATTGTGGCAAGTAAACTATAATAACACGGTAGCTGGTGGTGCTAGTGTTAATACTAACACTACTAAGGCTTAA